From a region of the Corythoichthys intestinalis isolate RoL2023-P3 chromosome 7, ASM3026506v1, whole genome shotgun sequence genome:
- the mrpl55 gene encoding large ribosomal subunit protein mL55, whose protein sequence is MSLINNTRCLLTWHLWRQTQAAPIRLNSNRTSVVRCSRQKYERLYPVLMVRPDGSTVNIRYKEPRRMLMMPVDPSTLSEEERRRRQKKREVKKTVKEAAVHYEDDFKADKYRQFWSKTK, encoded by the exons ATGTCGCTGATAAACAACACGCGTTGCTTGTTGACCTG gCATTTGTGGAGGCAGACGCAAGCCGCGCCCATCCGCCTTAACTCCAACAGGACGTCGGTAGTGCGGTGCAGTCGTCAGAAATACGAACGCTTGTACCCGGTTTTAATGGTGCGACCTGACGGCTCCACCGTCAACATCCGATACAAAGAACCCCGTCGCATGCTCATG ATGCCAGTGGATCCTTCCACCTTGTCGGAGGAGGAGCGTCGCCGTCGTCAGAAAAAGCGGGAAGTCAAGAAGACTGTGAAGGAGGCGGCGGTCCACTACGAGGACGATTTTAAGGCGGACAAGTACAGACAGTTCTGGAGCAAGACCAAATAA
- the ndufa11 gene encoding NADH dehydrogenase [ubiquinone] 1 alpha subcomplex subunit 11 — translation MGYWDIPEGTDCLQKTWITTKLATTLGLVGSAYHIVAFQPDTAAEAFRRAGNVTVTMAAMGAIFGMGTCLTAQAREVPDDPLNYFVGGCASGIFMGVKTHSATTGTSACLALGALGYLGKVAKVEKWRLIGPPEL, via the exons ATGGGCTACTGGGACATCCCCGAGGGCACGGACTGCCTGCAAAAAACATGGATAACCACCAAACTGGCCACGACTCTAG GCTTGGTGGGCTCGGCCTATCACATCGTAGCGTTCCAGCCTGATACGGCGGCGGAAGCTTTTCGGCGAGCCGGCAACGTCACGGTGACCATGG CCGCCATGGGAGCCATCTTCGGTATGGGTACGTGCCTGACCGCTCAGGCCCGAGAGGTTCCGGACGATCCGCTCAATTACTTCGTGGGCGGCTGCGCTTCCGGTATCTTCATGGGCGTCAAGA CTCACAGCGCCACCACCGGCACGTCGGCGTGCCTGGCGCTGGGCGCGCTGGGCTACTTGGGCAAAGTGGCCAAAGTGGAGAAATGGCGACTGATAGGACCTCCGGAACTGTGA